In Hahella sp. KA22, one genomic interval encodes:
- the upp gene encoding uracil phosphoribosyltransferase, with protein MTMTSLVEKHPGVYMVNHPFVQHKLTSLRDKNTSTREFRMLVQELGVLIGYEATRDLETELVEVETPLEKTMSPTLKGKKLCIVTIMRAGNGMTEGVLQLSPSARVGHIGLYRDPQTKMPIEYYVKMPPDLDQRTVICVDPMLATGHSATAAVHKIKDLGAQDIRFICLFAAPEGVSLFREEHPDVPVYAGVIDSHLDDHAYIRPGVGDAGDRIYGTK; from the coding sequence ATGACAATGACTTCATTAGTGGAAAAGCATCCCGGCGTGTACATGGTCAATCATCCCTTTGTGCAGCATAAGCTCACCAGTCTGCGCGACAAAAACACCTCCACCCGGGAATTCCGCATGCTGGTGCAGGAGTTGGGCGTATTGATCGGCTATGAGGCCACCCGGGATCTGGAGACGGAACTGGTGGAAGTGGAAACGCCTCTGGAGAAGACAATGTCGCCGACTTTGAAAGGCAAGAAGCTTTGTATCGTCACCATCATGCGGGCGGGCAATGGCATGACTGAAGGCGTGCTGCAACTGTCGCCGTCGGCGCGGGTGGGGCACATCGGACTTTATCGCGATCCGCAGACCAAAATGCCCATTGAATATTACGTCAAGATGCCGCCGGACCTGGATCAGCGGACGGTGATCTGCGTTGACCCTATGCTCGCCACGGGGCATTCCGCAACGGCGGCGGTGCATAAAATCAAGGATCTGGGAGCGCAGGATATTCGCTTTATCTGTCTGTTCGCCGCCCCCGAAGGCGTCAGCCTGTTTCGGGAAGAGCACCCGGACGTGCCGGTATATGCGGGAGTGATCGACAGTCATCTGGACGATCATGCCTATATCCGACCCGGCGTGGGCGACGCCGGGGATCGGATATACGGCACGAAATAG